The following proteins are co-located in the Microplitis demolitor isolate Queensland-Clemson2020A chromosome 5, iyMicDemo2.1a, whole genome shotgun sequence genome:
- the LOC103569312 gene encoding uncharacterized protein LOC103569312, translated as MCIRTCTGDGVENAEEFTSEKVGDSQLVGTFEDSRMEVINTEILPTKPEGIMQCPFQAQRKTFKAKDKFIKKYEDIMQKDQEIFQGDSDVSTDVLGKMVGNFRNVCKIISYYCNINEKSALFKIMFATSQPAHIIMVAVVLYILSIINPSASKTQILNSSHSKLTSFIYLTSFIVHFGAQIWMTFVSGLSLYFALPRHTFNDVQRVLFPRYFTINACLSFITLVIFVKHHPFHTWDTEIATQVSGMSVALILELLIRLYFTPPLLRLIAEKKGIEQAAGVGSETGYQSMGALKDCPHYLMIHRAFRKTHGCIAMGNIITMVCSVIHLCYLSNKFCALI; from the exons ATGTGTATTCGCACGTGTACCGGGGATGGAGTGGAAAATGCTGAAGAGTTTACTTCGGAAAAGGTCGGGGACAGTCAACTAGTAGGAACTTTTGAGGACAGTCGAATGGAGGTAATTAACACAGAGATTTTGCCGACGAAACCGGAAGGTATAATGCAGTGTCCGTTTCAAGCTCAGAGAAAAACTTTTAAAGCTAAAGATAAGTTTATCAAAAAGTACGAAGACATAATGCAGAAAGATCAGGAAATTTTTCAAGGGGACTCGGATGTTTCTACTGATGTCCTGGGAAAAATGGTTGGTAACTTCAGAAATGTGTGCAAGATCATCAGCTACTACTGCAACATCAATGAGAAGTCGGCGTTGTTCAA aatAATGTTCGCAACATCTCAGCCGGCTCACATAATTATGGTTGCAGTTGTCctctatattttatcaattataaatccATCTGCCAgcaaaacacaaattttaaacagtTCCCACTCGAAATTgacatcatttatttatcttacGTCTTTTATTGTTCATTTCGGAGCACAAATTTGGATGACTTTTGTATcag gTCTTTCACTGTACTTTGCATTACCAAGGCATACATTCAATGACGTACAGCGTGTTCTCTTTCCTCGTTATTTTACGATAAATGCTTGTTTAAGCTTTATAACACTCGTTATCTTCGTTAAACACCATCCGTTCCATACGTGGGATACAGAAATAGCTACCCAA gtATCCGGAATGTCAGTGGCATTAATACTTGAGTTATTAATCCGCCTGTACTTTACACCTCCGCTTCTGCGTTTGATCGCCGAAAAAAAAGGGATCGAACAGGCAGCAGGAGTTGGATCCGAGACTGGATACCAGAGCATGGGGGCATTAAAAGACTGCCCGCATTATTTGATGATCCATCGCGCATTCCGTAAAACCCATGGCTGCATCGCTATGGGCAACATCATCACCATGGTCTGCTCTGTCATTCACCTCTgctatttatcaaataaattctgCGCTCTAatttag
- the LOC103569308 gene encoding ras-related protein Rap-2a: protein MREFKVVVLGSGGVGKSALTVQFVSGCFMEKYDPTIEDFYRKEIEVDNSPCVLEILDTAGTEQFASMRDLYIKNGQGFVVVYSLTNHQTFQDIKAMKELITRVKGTERVPVLLVANKLDLEHQREVDTAEGNALAELWGCPFVEASAKNRTNVNEVFAEIVREMNFSPEKEKKSYCCCSVL, encoded by the coding sequence atgcGTGAATTCAAAGTCGTGGTACTTGGTTCGGGTGGGGTGGGCAAAAGTGCTCTCACCGTGCAATTTGTATCCGGAtgttttatggaaaaatatgaCCCGACAATCGAAGACTTTTATAGAAAAGAAATAGAAGTCGACAATTCCCCGTGTGTGCTCGAAATCCTCGACACCGCGGGAACGGAGCAGTTCGCGAGTATGCGGGACCTCTATATAAAAAACGGCCAAGGATTTGTGGTGGTCTACAGCCTGACGAACCACCAAACTTTCCAGGACATAAAGGCCATGAAGGAGCTGATCACGCGGGTGAAGGGGACCGAGCGGGTACCGGTGCTGCTGGTCGCCAACAAACTCGACCTCGAGCACCAGCGGGAGGTCGACACCGCCGAGGGAAATGCCCTCGCTGAACTCTGGGGATGTCCCTTCGTCGAAGCTTCTGCTAAGAATCGCACCAACGTCAATGAAGTGTTCGCTGAAATAGTAAGAGAGATGAACTTTAGTccggaaaaggaaaaaaaaagctattgCTGTTGCAGTGTCCTTTAA
- the LOC103569310 gene encoding DDB1- and CUL4-associated factor 7, producing MALHNVPPKRKEIYKYEAPWPLYSMNWSVRPDKRFRLALGSFVEEYNNKVQIVSLDEETSEFTAKSTFDHPYPTTKIMWIPDSKGLFPDLLATSGDYLRVWRAAEPETRLECVLNNNKNSDFCAPLTSFDWNEVDPNLIGTSSIDTTCTIWGLETGQVLGRVNMVTGHVKTQLIAHDKEVYDIAFSRAGGGRDMFASVGADGSVRMFDLRHLEHSTIIYEDPQHTPLLRLAWNKQDPNYLATVAMDACEVIILDVRVPCTPVARLNNHRASVNGIAWAPHSSCHICTAGDDHQALIWDIQQMPRAIEDPILAYTAAEGEVNQIQWGATQPDWIAICYNKAAEILRV from the exons ATGGCGTTACACAACGTGCCGCCTAAGAggaaagaaatatataaatatgaagcACCATGGCCTTTGTACAGCATGAACTGGTCTGTGAGACCTGACAAGAGATTCCGGTTAGCACTGGGTAGTTTTGTTGAAGAGTACAACAATAAAGTTCAAATAGTGTCTCTTGATGAAGAAACATCAGAGTTTACTGCCAAGAGTACTTTTGATCATCCGTATCCTACGACTAAAATAATGTGGATTCCTGATAGCAAAG GATTATTCCCTGACTTACTAGCAACCTCAGGCGACTATTTGCGTGTCTGGCGAGCAGCTGAACCAGAAACACGACTCGAGTGCgtgctaaataataataaaaactcgGATTTCTGTGCCCCATTGACGTCATTCGACTGGAATGAAGTCGATCCGAATTTAATAGGGACATCGAGTATCGACACGACTTGCACGATCTGGGGTCTGGAAACTGGACAAGTACTGGGTCGAGTCAATATGGTAACCGGTCACGTCAAAACCCAGCTGATTGCTCACGACAAAGAGGTCTACGACATCGCGTTCAGCCGCGCAGGCGGCGGCCGCGACATGTTCGCCTCAGTGGGCGCGGACGGCTCCGTCAGAATGTTCGACCTCCGGCATCTCGAGCACTCGACAATTATCTACGAAGACCCCCAGCATACACCCTTACTAAGACTCGCCTGGAACAAACAAGACCCCAATTATCTGGCCACTGTCGCCATGGACGCCTGCGAGGTCATAATCCTCGACGTCCGGGTTCCTTGTACCCCAGTTGCGCGACTAAATAACCACAGGGCCAGCGTTAATGGCATTGCCTGGGCACCTCACTCGTCTTGTCACATCTGCACAGCTGGAGATGATCACCAGGCTCTGATCTGGGACATCCAGCAGATGCCTCGCGCTATCGAGGACCCGATCCTCGCCTACACCGCCGCGGAAGGTGAAGTAAATCAGATCCAATGGGGCGCAACTCAGCCAGATTGGATCGCGATTTGCTACAACAAAGCCGCCGAAATCTTGCGTGTATAA
- the LOC103569309 gene encoding uncharacterized protein LOC103569309: MDQFYEKIQGLLMRKNNEYELKSLSSNITQESADQIDDLLTELSRTFQNCGITIGDASETDNKCVKALQYLIFNTNFNCQDQMAEDIISGHLVDMCPALSPYLLITITYKFNYELLLTEMILYCPLELCVEIMETVPRCLNIMSFECAKTFIFHFISNAYKKLLLMKHKSLQSSELDMSLNKFAVQFQELVSIIRGHKLLRLDDDTKKKKERLGFIIKDIAKLILECLEYQQKDLVPEADKEKLYKITFGREFIVKPEPEAVERHLGDFNAELLSMLSAILQEVDIDTYLEWAELDSPEDSSKSLQQSVGADCYNLIEALKKSEQLKLDDDLVKCLEHLASKPKQPSDLSLEELCRGVDEGKKECLKQLTNQYQKWDPYIFQRVKPHFELFDKDDFLNLLEYLTDLIESKSNEDHKQRVYNLATKILLKLEITEVYEVAVEYILKHDAKNILESVNTEEMFNGFITCNTNFKDSMKLRILLFFIMKNPRKFLMTVIKMSIGSSEFPNVMIPAEDLLLLSPIMKIFDETSTKLVLSVLLENIGLKRTDFKSTKFYNFLQTLIDNDVFTADELTNVLFVPLIEDTTTPVETVRTIMVCIHKIIFSFTEKLNLGGLLVALAARMKLMRRNKQISKCDTNEILDLIIKIVRTLIESNGDQLVKPEFKAKDDVIKVILPIDQIYFKELLSYSEPPDITDIIRDYGRRVVLAIARVFEDSEAPELDIRSLWIDFKFHLILTTTEEEFVRIATELSVIHPDFFDPQLKEVEVIDAVIEFVGLTSRAWSYSLELPKAVQPKTFGCLIRSLAKFIKLIMRIKDKEWEYERISNSLRDSIKSLACSIKDTGYEEIYQQLVQSLDRPADEEALESILQIAECLESFGNSCLQINVDIKDREVSMDLMKLQLAQEFIDNCLRFEIQISSLIIKGINELHTLYIPDTDEK, encoded by the coding sequence atgGATCAGTTCTACGAAAAAATCCAAGGCTTGTTGATGAGAAAAAACAACGAGTATGAATTAAAAAGTCTGTCATCAAATATCACTCAAGAAAGTGCTGACCAGATTGATGATTTGCTGACTGAGTTGTCAAGAACTTTTCAAAACTGTGGAATAACAATTGGAGATGCTTCTGAGACAGATAACAAGTGCGTCAAAGCATTGCAGTACCTTATTTTTAACACCAATTTTAATTGTCAGGATCAAATGGCTGAGGACATCATCAGTGGACACCTAGTGGACATGTGCCCGGCACTGTCTCCCTATTTGTTGATCactataacttataaatttaattacgagTTACTTTTAACAGAAATGATACTCTACTGTCCGCTGGAATTGTGTGTCGAGATAATGGAGACAGTCCCAAGATGTCTGAATATCATGAGCTTCGAATGCGCCAAgacatttatatttcattttatttcaaacgcgtacaaaaaattattacttatgaaACACAAAAGTCTTCAGTCATCAGAGCTAGAcatgagtttaaataaatttgccgTCCAGTTCCAAGAACTTGTCTCCATAATACGAGGACACAAACTCCTGCGTCTCGATGATGacacaaaaaagaaaaaagaacgACTTGGGTTTATTATAAAAGACATCGCAAAGTTGATCCTCGAGTGCTTGGAGTATCAACAGAAGGACCTGGTACCGGAAGCGGACAAGGAAAAACTCTACAAGATAACTTTTGGACGTGAGTTCATCGTGAAACCTGAACCGGAGGCTGTCGAACGTCACCTGGGTGACTTTAACGCAGAGTTGCTGTCAATGCTGTCGGCTATCCTGCAGGAAGTAGACATCGACACTTATCTCGAGTGGGCTGAGTTGGACTCACCCGAAGATTCATCAAAATCCCTGCAGCAGTCAGTCGGCGCTGACTGCTACAATTTAATTGAAGCCTTGAAGAAGTCCGAGCAGCTGAAACTGGATGATGATCTGGTCAAGTGTCTTGAACATTTGGCTTCGAAGCCCAAGCAGCCAAGCGATCTGAGTCTCGAGGAACTTTGCCGCGGAGTTGATGAGGGCAAGAAGGAATGTTTGAAGCAGCTTACGAACCAGTACCAGAAGTGGGATCCTTATATTTTCCAACGAGTGAAGCctcattttgaattattcgacaAAGACGACTTCCTAAATCTTCTTGAGTATCTTACAGACTTAATTGAAAGCAAATCTAATGAAGACCACAAGCAGCGAGTGTATAATTTGGCGACCAAAATCCTGCTCAAACTGGAGATCACAGAAGTCTATGAAGTTGCTgttgaatatattttgaaacacgACGCGAAAAATATTCTCGAGTCTGTAAATACTGAGGAAATGTTCAACGGATTCATTACCTGCAACACCAACTTCAAAGACTCCATGAAATTGcgtattcttttattttttataatgaaaaaccCGCGAAAGTTTCTTATGACGGTAATTAAAATGAGTATCGGGAGCTCTGAGTTCCCTAACGTGATGATTCCGGCAGAAGATTTGTTGCTTTTGTCCCcgataatgaaaatttttgacgaAACAAGCACTAAGCTGGTGCTGAGTGTCCTGTTGGAGAACATCGGGCTCAAGAGAACTGACTTCAAGTccactaaattttataatttcctcCAGACGCTTATTGACAATGACGTTTTCACTGCCGACGAGCTCACCAATGTCCTTTTCGTTCCTCTGATCGAAGACACAACGACGCCAGTGGAGACTGTCAGGACAATAATGGTTTGcattcacaaaataattttctcgttCACAGAAAAGCTGAATCTCGGCGGGCTGCTGGTGGCCCTGGCGGCGAGAATGAAACTTATGAGGAGAAACAAACAGATTTCAAAGTGCGACACCAATGAAATACTGgacttgataattaaaatcgtCAGGACGCTGATAGAGAGCAATGGAGACCAGCTGGTGAAGCCAGAGTTCAAAGCAAAAGATGAcgtaataaaagttattttgccaattgatcaaatttatttcaaagaaCTGCTGAGTTACTCTGAGCCTCCAGACATCACTGACATAATTCGCGACTACGGGAGACGGGTCGTCCTGGCGATCGCACGAGTCTTCGAAGACTCGGAAGCACCGGAGCTTGACATCAGGTCGCTCTGGATAGACTTCAAATTCCACTTGATCTTGACCACCACCGAGGAAGAATTTGTTCGAATCGCCACCGAGCTGTCAGTAATTCATCCCGACTTCTTTGATCCTCAGCTAAAGGAAGTGGAGGTCATTGATGCGGTGATAGAATTTGTAGGCTTAACATCACGAGCTTGGTCTTATTCTCTAGAGCTGCCGAAGGCTGTGCAGCCAAAGACTTTCGGCTGCTTGATTAGATCTCTTGccaagtttataaaattaatcatgcGGATTAAAGACAAAGAGTGGGAGTACGAAAGAATTTCAAATTCTCTGAGAGACAGCATCAAGAGTCTGGCATGCAGCATCAAAGATACGGGTTACGAAGAGATTTATCAGCAGCTTGTTCAGTCTTTGGACCGTCCGGCTGATGAAGAAGCTTTAGAGTCCATTTTACAGATTGCTGAGTGTCTTGAAAGCTTTGGCAACAGTTGCCTGCAAATAAACGTCGATATCAAAGACCGAGAAGTTTCAATGGACTTGATGAAGCTCCAGCTGGCTCAGGAGTTCATCGACAATTGCTTGCGCTTTGAAATCCAAATATCCAGTCTCATTATCAAGGGGATCAATGAACTCCATACTTTGTATATTCCTGAtactgatgaaaaataa
- the LOC103569313 gene encoding cullin-associated NEDD8-dissociated protein 1 produces the protein MASVSYQIANLLEKMTSSDKDFRFMATNDLMTELQKDNIKLDDDSERKVVKMLLRLLEDKNGEVQNLAVKCLGPLVNKVKEYQVETIVDALCSNMISDKEQLRDISSIGLKTVISELPVGSNDLAENVCKRITGKLSSAIEKQEDVSVQLEALDIVADLLSRFGSLLVTFHPTILNALLPQLSSPRQAVRKRTIVALSHLLTSSNSFLYKKLLDHLLEGLTSQKVKNVIRTYIQCIASICRQAGHRFGEQIERVMPLIVQYSNEDDDELREYCLQAFESFVYRCPKEITPHINKIIEICLTYLTYDPNYNYDDDVNDESDGEGIIMETEEDGEEDGEDEYSDDDDMSWKVRRAAAKCLEAVVSSRRELLSELYKHVSPAIIARFKEREENVKSDIFHAYIALLRQTKPTSSVAMDPDSMEDEEYPISLLQQQVPLIVKAVHRQMKEKSIKTRQDCFSLLKELVVVLPGALTNHIPALIPGIQYSLGDKNSSSNMKIDALAFVHTLLITHQPEAFHAYMTVLAPPIIAAVSDPFYKITAEALLVLQQLVQVIRPHNRPINPEFTSLSAEIYRSTLARLKTADIDQEVKERAIACMGQIIAHLSDTLNDQLPVCLPIFLDRLRNEITRLTTVKALTCIAASPLRVDLEPIMDEAIPILGSFLRKNQRALKLCSLTLLDTLVRSYSSSLNTDLLDKVTTELTALLNESDLHIAQLTLTLLTTIAKLHPVALNRITDSILPEILVLVKSPLLQGAALSAMLEFFQALVQADIPGVGYQELLSMLIEPVNKSVLHKQAYHSLAKCAAALTITWQQEAHGVVEQFIKNVQHPQNDAQHIFALLVIGEIGKHVDLSSITPLKHVILHSFSSLSEEVKSAASYTLGNIAVGNLPEYLPFILEEIEAQPKRQYLVLHSLKEIITCQSGSPSGVSNLQNFVPSIWQLLYRHCKCTEEGTRNVVAECLGKLTLIDPTTLLPRLQESLKSPSPLMRTTTVTAVKFTISDQPQQIDAMLKQCMGSFLVALEDSDLNVRRVALVAFNSAAHNKPMLIRDLLDSVLPKLYAETKTKKELIREVEMGPFKHTVDDGLDLRKAAFECMYTLLDSCLERLDIFEFLQHVETGLRDHYDIKMLTYLMVARLAQLCPTAVLQRLDRLVEPLKNTCTMKVKANSVKQEYEKQDELKRSALRAVAALWTIPDADKNPALSDFMNVIKCTPELKTSFDAIQKDCSGNNVNEANTMDLS, from the exons atggCTAGTGTTTCGTATCAAATAGCAAATCTGCTGGAGaag ATGACCTCCAGCGATAAAGATTTTAGATTCATGGCGACAAATGATTTGATGACAGAGTTACAGAAAGATAACATCAAGCTAGATGATGACTCTGAGAGAAAAGTCGTAAAGATGCTGCTTCGATTACTCGAAGATAAAAATGGAGAAGTACAAAACTTGGCAGTCAAATg ctTGGGGCCTCTGGTAAACAAAGTAAAAGAGTACCAAGTAGAGACAATCGTCGATGCTCTTTGCAGCAACATGATATCTGACAAGGAGCAACTACGAGATATTTCGAGTATCGGTTTGAAAACAGTAATATCAGAGTTGCCTGTCGGGTCAAATGATCTTGCGGAGAACGTCTGCAAGCGCATTACTGGAAAGCTCAGTAGCGCCATCGAGAAACAAGAGGATGTTTCGGTTCAATTAGAGGCTCTAGATATTGTCGCTGATTTATTGTCGCGATTCGGTTCACTTCTGGTGACTTTCCACCCGACAATTCTAAATGCTCTGCTGCCGCAGCTGTCATCTCCACGACAGGCTGTGAGGAAACGAACGATCGTCGCCTTGAGTCACTTGCTAACTTCCAGTAACAGTTTCCTGTACAAAAAACTGCTGGACCATTTGCTCGAGGGATTGACTTCGCAAAAAGTTAAGAATGTTATTCGCACGTACATTCAATGTATCGCGTCCATATGCCGTCAAGCTGGACACAGGTTCGGCGAACAAATCGAACGGGTAATGCCGCTGATTGTACAGTACAGCAACGAAGACGACGACGAGCTGAGGGAGTACTGTCTCCAGGCTTTCGAGTCGTTCGTCTATCGTTGCCCTAAAGAAATAACTCcccatataaataaaataatcgaaataTGTCTGACATATCTTACTTACGATCCCAACTACAACTACGATGATGACGTCAACGATGAGTCTGACGGTGAGGGAATTATCATGGAAACCGAAGAGGACGGGGAAGAAGATGGCGAGGATGAGTACTCGGACGACGACGACATGAGTTGGAAAGTACGTCGTGCTGCTGCCAAGTGTCTCGAAGCCGTCGTTTCAAGCAGACGTGAATTGTTGTCGGAATTATATAAACACGTGTCGCCGGCAATTATTGCGAGATTTAAAGAACGTGAAGAAAATGTAAAGTCTGATATTTTCCATGCCTACATCGCTCTGTTGCGACAAACCAAGCCAACATCAAGTGTTGCCATGGATCCCGATTCAATGGAAGACGAAGAATATCCAATTTCTCTTCTGCAACAGCAGGTACCGCTTATAGTCAAAGCAGTTCACCGtcaaatgaaagaaaaaagtatcaaaACCCGCCAGGATTGCTTCTCGCTGCTAAAAGAACTTGTCGTTGTCCTTCCTGGTGCATTGACTAATCACATTCCAGCATTGATACCCGGAATTCAATATTCTCTTGGTGATAAAAACTCATCGTCAAATATGAAAATAGACGCACTTGCATTTGTTCACACTTTGCTGATAACTCATCAACCAGAAGCATTTCACGCGTACATGACAGTACTGGCGCCGCCGATTATTGCCGCAGTCAGTGAtcctttttataaaataactgcTGAGGCACTTTTGGTACTCCAACAGCTTGTCCAGGTTATAAGACCACACAATAGACCAATAAATCCCGAGTTTACGTCGCTGTCTGCTGAAATTTACCGCAGCACACTTGCGAGATTAAAGACAGCTGACATTGATCAAGAAGTTAAGGAACGTGCTATCGCCTGCATGGGTCAAATAATAGCACACTTGAGTGATACATTGAACGATCAGCTGCCCGTTTGTCTACCGATTTTCCTTGATCGTCTTCGCAATGAAATAACGCGACTGACTACCGTCAAAGCGCTGACTTGTATCGCGGCATCACCTCTCCGCGTTGATCTGGAGCCAATAATGGATGAAGCGATTCCGATCCTCGGTTCTTTTCTCCGCAAAAACCAGCGCGCATTGAAATTATGTTCACTCACACTTTTGGATACTCTTGTACGCAGTTACTCGTCGAGTTTGAATACCGATTTGCTGGACAAGGTGACAACAGAGCTGACAGCTCTGCTGAATGAATCGGATCTTCATATTGCCCAGCTGACTCTTACTTTACTAACGACAATAGCAAAACTTCATCCAGTAGCACTCAATCGTATCACCGACAGTATTCTTCCTGAAATTCTGGTCCTGGTTAAGTCACCACTGCTACAGGGAGCAGCGCTGTCAGCGATGCTGGAATTTTTCCAAGCGCTTGTGCAAGCTGATATACCAGGAGTTGGATACCAAGAACTCTTGTCGATGCTAATTGAACCAGTTAATAAATCAGTGTTACATAAACAGGCCTACCATTCATTGGCTAAGTGCGCAGCTGCACTGACAATAACATGGCAGCAGGAAGCTCATGGAGTAGTCGaacagtttataaaaaatgtacagCATCCACAAAATGATGCCCAGCATATTTTCGCGCTTCTCGTTATTGGCGAAATCGGTAAACACGTTGATCTCAGCAGTATTACGCCATTGAAACACGTAATTCTTCATTCATTTTCATCATTGTCAGAAGAAGTCAAATCTGCTGCTAGTTATACACTTGGTAATATTGCTGTTGGTAATTTACCAGAATATTTACCGTTCATTCTTGAAGAAATTGAAGCCCAGCCTAAGCGACAGTACCTCGTGCTTCATTCgctgaaagaaataataacatGCCAGTCTGGCAGCCCATCCGGAGTATCAAATTTACAGAACTTCGTACCCTCGATCTGGCAGTTGCTGTACCGACACTGCAAGTGCACTGAGGAGGGCACGAGAAATGTCGTCGCTGAGTGTTTGGGTAAACTAACACTCATCGATCCTACAACTCTGCTACCAAGACTTCAAGAGTCATTGAAGTCACCGTCTCCGTTGATGAGAACGACGACTGTCACTGCTGTTAAATTCACAATTTCCGATCAGCCTCAGCAGATTGACGCGATGCTCAAACAATGCATGGGCAGCTTTCTTGTTGCTCTTGAAGACTCTGATCTAAATGTCAGGCGAGTTGCTCTCGTTGCGTTCAATTCGGCGGCACACAACAAACCGATGCTAATTCGAGACCTACTGGACTCTGTACTTCCTAAACTTTACGCCGAAACAAAAACAAAG aaagagTTAATTAGAGAAGTTGAAATGGGCCCATTTAAACACACAGTTGACGATGGACTAGATTTAAGGAAAGCCGCATTTGAGTGCATGTACACGCTATTAGATTCCTGTCTTGAGAGacttgatatttttgagtTCCTTCAACACGTCGAAACCGGATTGAGAGATCACTATGACATTAAGATGTTGACTTATCTCATGGTTGCACGACTGGCGCAACTCTGTCCTACTGCTGTACTACaac GATTAGATAGGCTAGTTGAACCATTGAAAAATACGTGTACAATGAAGGTGAAAGCTAATTCAGTAAAACAGGAGTACGAAAAACAAGATGAGTTGAAACGATCTGCATTGAGAGCTGTCGCGGCACTTTGGACTATTCCTGAtgctg ATAAAAACCCAGCGTTGAGTGATTTCATGAATGTGATTAAATGTACACCAGAATTAAAAACATCATTTGACGCAATCCAGAAAGACTGTTCAGGTAATAACGTTAACGAAGCCAATACAATGGATTTGAGTTAA